The following is a genomic window from Theobroma cacao cultivar B97-61/B2 chromosome 10, Criollo_cocoa_genome_V2, whole genome shotgun sequence.
aatattttgatttggataAATTATTGTATCCGTAGGTtatctttatcaaattttatagTGCTTATCAAATAATCTAATATCTTGTTGACATTAATCTAAACTATTTGATCTGACTGACTTATACTTTTCTATAAGAAGGGTCACCTATCAGATTTTCCCCAGTCCACACGCAgacacaaaaaattaaaaaagagttAAACCATGGCTGCACAAAGCTTCAATGTTCTTTGCACTCTTTGCCTCgttattatttactttttgcCTATTTGTTTAGCATTTGGTGGTGATCTTAAGCCTATACCAGCACCACCTTCTTACGTTTGTGATCCTAAATTGTGGGAAGCGAGGGGCGTGAACATGGCTGAGATGGGATATTGCGACAAGAGTCTTCCGTATGATGTGAGAGCTAAAGATTTGGTGGATAGAATGACATTAAAAGAGAAGGCGCAACAGATGGGAGATCGGGCTTCTGGTATACCAAGATTGGGGTTGCCTGACTATAAATGGTGGTCTGAAGCTTTGCATGGTGTCTCACATTTTGGCTATGGCGCATTCTTTACTGAGATTGTTCCCGGTGCAACAAGCTTTCCCACCGTTATCCTCACAACAGCAGCCTTTAACCAGTCGCTTTGGAATGCCATTGGAAAGGTAGAAATTATTTCACCATCCACATCtagtcttattttttttttaaatgacaaTGAATAACATCGTAACTGTTGTTGTAATATGCATATATACAGGTTGTTTCAACAGAAGCAAGGGCAATGTACAATCTGGGGCAAGCTGGGTTGACCTTTTGGAGTCCAAACATAAATCCCGTAAGGGACCCAAGATGGGGAAGGATCACCGAGACGTCTGGAGAAGATCCTTTCGTGGTCGGTGTGTATGGCGTTAATTATGTAAGAGGTTTGCAAGATGTTGAAGGACAAGAACATGCAGAAGATCCTGGCTCTAGACCCCTTAAGGTTGCTGCATGCTGCAAACATTACGCTGCTTATGATCTCGATTTGTGGCAAGATGTTAATCGATTCACATTCGATGCACTGGTAATTTCAGtgacatatatgtatatataaatgaaaaccTATCATATTGATAAGCAAATTGAagctgtttttcttttctttgaatgCAGGTGACTGAGCAAGATATGGTGGAAACTTTTGTTCGTCCATTTGAAATGTGTATTAAAGATGGTGATGTGAGTAGTGTAATGTGCTCTTACAATCAAGTCAACAAAATTCCATCTTGCGCTGATCCCATTCTTTTAAAACAAACGATTAGAGAAGAGTGGAAACTTAACGGGTATACAAGAAAACCTAGTTCTTTTGTTGTCAAAGAtgttgaaataaattttattttgtttaattttctaatcCTCTTTTGCAGATACATAATTTCAGATTGTGATGCCATTGAAATGATACATAATgatacaaaaattaattggCTCGGTGATACACCGGAAGATGCCGTGGCACAGACAATCAAAGCAGGCTAGTCGCTAACAAACATTAGCCAAATGCATCTTTAACAGTAATGTTTGTAGTTTGAGCACAGATTAAAGAAGATTTTCTTTCATGCATGTTACAGGTGTAGATCTGGACTGTGGAGTCAATTACCCTAATGCTCTTGAAAATTCAGTCAGGCAAGGAAAAGTTAATGAGGCAGATGTTGATACATCTTTAAAGTACCTCTATACGGTACTAATGAGACTTGGATTCTTTGATGGAAGTCCATCTTTTATGTCACTTGGAAAGAATGATATATGTACCGACAAACACATTGACTTGGCAGTGGAAGCGGCTAGGGAAGGAATCGTACTTCTAAAGAATCTTGATGCAACTTTGCCATTGAACCCTGATGCCTTTAAGACCCTGGCAATAATTGGGCCACATGCCAATGCTACGACTGCAATGATCGGAAATTATGAAGGTTGCAACATCATATATAACGGTTTCCATATTTGATTGCCATTTTATTGTTCAATTACTCAATATTGGTTTCTTCGATTATTGCAGGTAACCCTTGCCGATATGTTTCTCCACTTTTGGGCTTTTCAGCCTTCGGAGAAGTGATATATGAACAGGGATGTCCTGGCGTAAAATGCCCGAATGATACGTTGATCTTGCAAGCCACCGAAGCTGCTAAACAAGCAGATGCTACTATACTTGTGGTCGGTACAGATTTGTCAATTGAGGGAGAGGGACTGGATAGAGATGATCTCCTCCTTCCTGGTTTGCAAAAGGACTTGGTCGAACAAGTTGCTAATGCCTCCAAAGGTCCGGTAATTCTTGTAGTGATGACCGCAGGTGGGGTTGATATCTCATTCGCTAAGgatgataataaaatcaaaGGAATCTTGTGGGTTGGACATCCTGGTCAGGAAGGTGGTCGTGCCATTGCAGATGTTGTCTTTGGAAAATGCAATCCTGGTAAGCAGCcattttaatgcttgattttcaCCAACAGAAAATTACTTAATATAATCACTTAacatgatttgattttttttttcctttttttgttgtttttaccAGGAGGAAGACTACCACTTACATGGTACACAGCTGATTATGTGGATAAGGTACCCATGACATCCATGCAATTACGTCCATTCGAGGAAAAAGGTTACCCTGGAAGAACATACAAATTCTTCAACGGTTCAACGGTATACCCTTTTGCGTATGGACTAAGCTACACAAGCTTTGACTACAAGGTGACGACACCCACAAATGTATCTATCCCTATTAAACTGAATAATACCCAGCACTGTCGTGAGTTGGAATTGACAGACACATCTGTCCAGCAACCATGCCCTTCTGTTGTGGTTAATGATTTAACTTGTGAAGATAAAATAGCCTTGGAGGTTGAAGTCCAGAATACCGGCGACAAAGATGGTAGCGAAGTCGTGATTGTGTACTCACAGCCTCCGGATGGAATTGTGGGAACTCCTTTTAAACAAGTTGTTGGATTTGAAAGAGTTTTTGTGGCTGCAAAACAGAGTCAAAAGGTTAACTTTGAGCTGAATGCGTGCAAGAGCTTGAACATTGTCGACGGCAGTGGTTACACACTTTTGCCATCTGGGTTgcataaaattttgttgggAACATCATCCGAACAAATTGATGTAAATGTCAGCTTTACTAGCTAGATAAGTATCAGATTTGTTGATTCATTTTAGGAATTAAGTTGTTTATTAGTTGGTTTCTAGGAACTTAGAATTAAGttcatttgttttttgttttgtgctGTTCTTTTGTATTTTACTCTGTACCGAAATAAGTGTCACCATAATCATCTGAATGGATTAACAATCATGATTCTTAGGCTAGTCTCCTTCTATAGAACTAACTTGGCTCTCTTAATCATGATTTGTACTAGTGAAACTGCATGGGCCAAAGCTTATGCTTAAACCATGTATGAAAGGACAATTTGAAGCATAGAGAATAGCAAATTCTGTGAAAACTTTCTAGTAACTAGTCCAAAAGATCTGAAATACACCAATATGACAGATTTTCTGTTTCATTTCCATATAATGAACTAAGAAATAATGACAACCCCAAATGTCAATACTGTGGTATCTACAGAtaagaattaaaatacaaGATTTCTTGCTTCAACATCAAGTTGCAGAGCAGAAGTCTCTCTGACTATACACCACAACAAGAAAACTGCCTGCCTGCtctttctcttgtttcttgaTTCCATCCCTTCAAAGCAAACCATCCAAAGtaggagaagagagagaagcaTTCACACCAGAAACTCCATCATTCTCTGATGAAGTCGTTATTGTCCATACTGGGGGCTGACAATGGTGGAAGAGCAGCCTCATGAGCTGCACTAGCTTCAATTTCTAGCACCTTCCTAGCAGATGCCTGATGCCAGCTCTTGATGACAAGAGACCAATAGTTCTACGTCAGCAAACTCACACACCAGATTCAAGTTGAAAGGGACAATGAAGCAGTGcacccaaaaaaagaaaaagacgcTGCACTCAAGTATATACCAGTTAAGCATCTCTTCCTCTGTTGCAGTTGAAGCAATGATAAATGCCTGCAATGAATAAAGTTTACATAGACGATGACACAACAGTTAGAAGGAAATGatataaaaaacaatcatACCAAGCCAAAATATACATCAGAGAGCAATCCAACCACATAAAGCACAAAATTCACCCCACAACATCTGGTCCATGGTCTCAGGATTTGATGAAATCAAGAACCAAGATGGTGCTCACTCATGCCGCATAATACTTACTTGGCTGTGCACTGACCGCCTCACAGGAATATTAACCACAAACTCAGCATATTGCCTTATCAATTGCTTGGAACTTTATCAAACATCAGTCGAAACATTGCTCCCATTTTTATCAGTGTCAATTATTCATCTTCGATGCTTCTAGCTACCTAAATCAAGTATGTAATGGTCTTCCCCTTTAATTTTAGACTCCCCAAATTTCCCAAGAAAAACTTCAGACAGCATGATACCAAAAGTCTGTAACTCCAGTGGTAAATGTTTTAgtagcttttcaaaaaaaaaaatatctagTTTAGTACCTTAATAGCTTGTTGTATTTCCCATATTCCAACACTTACAACAACTCGTGAATAGCAGTAGCAAAGATATCAAGataaacaaaaatacaagAATAACAGAAGGTACTGAACTTATAGCTCTATCAAATTCCAACATAAAGAATCTTCTGACATCTTCCTTGGTAGGTTTGCAGCCACACTGATCACGTCTAGATGTCAGGTCCGAAAATTTGGCATACGTGAAAGTGTAGAACAGCAACATCCTCCCAATTTGAtttcactaaaaaaaaattgtaccGAGTATGATCAGAATGCCATTTCTGTGTACCAATAGACCGGAAATGATAGTGAATAAAAGCTACTATCATTCTCACAAGTCAGGTAGTTTCAATTACTAATGTACCAATGGAAGGTATGAACTTGATTTAGGCCTTCTGTTGATAATGAATGAATGCATGCTCACcataaaattgatttgataagaaagaaaaccactttacaaaaaaatatcataaagcAGAAACTTTTAAATTCCAACAACTGGtcaatttttagatttggaTAAAAATATAGTGCTCATAGCTTTATCAAATTTTACATGATAGTGCTTATCAAATTTTACATGATAGTGCTTATCAAATAATCTAATATCTTGTTGAATTATACTTTTCTATAAGAAGGGTCATCTATCCTCACATTCTCCACAGTCCACACGCAGACACAAAAAAAGTTAAACCATGGCTGCACAGAGCTTCAATgttctttgtgctctttccctcgttattatttactttttaccTATTTGTTTAGCATTTGGTGGTGATCTTAAGCAGCAAGGAGACCCACCTTCTATAGTTTGTGATCCTCACGAGTGGGAAGCGAGGAATGTGAACATGTCTGACATAGGATATTGCGACACAAGTCTTCCATATGAAGTTAGAGCTAAAGACTTGGTGGATAGAATGAATTTAACAGAGAAGGTGCATTGGATGGGAGACAACGTTTCTAAGCCTATACCAAGATTTAGGTTGCCCAAATATCAATGGTGGTCTGAAGCTTTGCATGGTGTCGCACATGTCGGCCGCGGCACATTCTTTACTGAGCTTGTTCCTGGTGCAACAAGCTTTCCTACCGTTATCCACACAACTGCATCCTTTAATAAGTCGCTTTGGAATGCCATTGGAAAGGTAGGAATTGTTTCACAATGTACatcggttttttttttttggcttttttgaTGATAGTGAATAACATTGTAACTGTTGTTGttatatgcatatatacaGGTCGTTTCAACAGAAGCAAGGGCAATGTACAATCTGGGGCAAGGTGGGTTAACCTATTGGAGTCCAAACATAAATCCCGTAAGGGACCCTAGATGGGGAAGGATCACCGAGACGTCTGGAGAAGATCCTTTCGTGGTCGGTGTGTATGGCGTTAATTATGTAAGAGGTTTGCAAGATATTGAAGGACAAGAACATACAGCAGATCCTGGCTCTAGGCCTCTTAAGGTTTCTGCATGTTGCAAACATTTCGCTGCTTATGATCTTGATAACTGGAAGAAAGTTAATCGACAGACATTCGATGCACAGGTAAATTCAGTGcagtatatgtatatatagatGAAAACGTCGGCATCATATTGATAAGCAAATTGaagtttttttcttgtttgaatGAAGGTGACTGAGCAAGATATGGTGGAAACTTTTCTTCGTCCATTTGAAATGTGTGTTAGAGATGGTGATGTGAGCAGCGTAATGTGCTCTTTCAATAAAGTCAACAAAGTTCCAACTTGCGCTGATCcctttcttttgaaaaaaacaTTCAGAGAAGAGTGGAAACTTAACGGGTATACAAGAAAACCTACTAGTCCTTTTGTTGTCAGAGAtgttgaaataaattttatttactttgattttttaatcCTGTTTTGCAGATATATAGTTGCAGATTGTGATTCCATTGAAGTGATGCACAACGATAACAAAATGAATTGGCTCGGTGATACACCGGAAGATGCCGTGGCGCAGACACTAAAAGCAGGCTAGTAGCTGATATATATTGGCTAAATGCAATTTTTAAGAGTAATGTTTATAGTTTGAGCACAGACTAAAGAAGATTTTCTTTCATGCATGTTGTTGCAGGTTTAGATCTGGATTGTGGAGACACTTACCCTAAGTCTCTTGAAAAGTCAGTCAAGCAAGGAAAAGTTAATGAGGCAGATGTTGATAAGTCTTTAAAGTACCTCTTTGTGGTACTAATGAGGCTTGGATTCTTCGATGGAAGTCCATCTTTTAAGTCACTTGGAAAGAAAGATATATGTACACAAGAACACGTTGAATTGGCAGGGCAAGCAGCTAGGGAAGGAATTGTACTTCTCAACAATGTTGATGCAACTTTGCCATTGAACCCTGAAGCGTTTAAGACCCTGGCAATAATCGGGCCACTTGCCAACGCTACGAAACAAATGCTCGGAAATTATGAAGGTTGTAACAATATCATATATAACAGTTTTCACATTTGATTGCCATGTAATTGTTCAGTTACTCAATGTTGGTTTCTTCCATTATTGCAGGTAACCCTTGCCGATATGTTTCTCCACTTTCGGGCTTTTCTGCCTTTGGAGAAGTGATATACGCAGAGGGATGTCCTGGCCTAAATTGCCCGAATGATACGAAGATCACGGAAGCCACTGAAGCTGCTAAACAAGCAGATGCTACTATACTTGTGGTCGGTACAGATTTATCAATTGAGAGAGAGGATCATGATAGAAATGATCTCCTCCTTCCTGGTTTGCAACAGGACTTGGTCGAACAAGTTGCTAATGCCTCCAAAGGTCCCGTAATTCTTGTAGTGATGACTGCAGGTGGGGTTGATATCTCATTTGCTAAGgatgataataaaatcaaaGGAATCTTGTGGGTTGGACATCCTGGACAGGAAGGTGGTCGTGCCATTGCAGATGTTGTCTTTGGAAAGTACAATCCTGGTAAGCAGCcattttaatgcttgattttcaCCAACAGAAAATTACTTAATTTCAGCACTTAacatgatttgatttttttttccttttctttttttttaccagGAGGAAGACTACCCGTTACATGGTATACAGCTGATTATGT
Proteins encoded in this region:
- the LOC18585744 gene encoding probable beta-D-xylosidase 5, with amino-acid sequence MAAQSFNVLCTLCLVIIYFLPICLAFGGDLKPIPAPPSYVCDPKLWEARGVNMAEMGYCDKSLPYDVRAKDLVDRMTLKEKAQQMGDRASGIPRLGLPDYKWWSEALHGVSHFGYGAFFTEIVPGATSFPTVILTTAAFNQSLWNAIGKVVSTEARAMYNLGQAGLTFWSPNINPVRDPRWGRITETSGEDPFVVGVYGVNYVRGLQDVEGQEHAEDPGSRPLKVAACCKHYAAYDLDLWQDVNRFTFDALVTEQDMVETFVRPFEMCIKDGDVSSVMCSYNQVNKIPSCADPILLKQTIREEWKLNGYIISDCDAIEMIHNDTKINWLGDTPEDAVAQTIKAGVDLDCGVNYPNALENSVRQGKVNEADVDTSLKYLYTVLMRLGFFDGSPSFMSLGKNDICTDKHIDLAVEAAREGIVLLKNLDATLPLNPDAFKTLAIIGPHANATTAMIGNYEGNPCRYVSPLLGFSAFGEVIYEQGCPGVKCPNDTLILQATEAAKQADATILVVGTDLSIEGEGLDRDDLLLPGLQKDLVEQVANASKGPVILVVMTAGGVDISFAKDDNKIKGILWVGHPGQEGGRAIADVVFGKCNPGGRLPLTWYTADYVDKVPMTSMQLRPFEEKGYPGRTYKFFNGSTVYPFAYGLSYTSFDYKVTTPTNVSIPIKLNNTQHCRELELTDTSVQQPCPSVVVNDLTCEDKIALEVEVQNTGDKDGSEVVIVYSQPPDGIVGTPFKQVVGFERVFVAAKQSQKVNFELNACKSLNIVDGSGYTLLPSGLHKILLGTSSEQIDVNVSFTS
- the LOC18585745 gene encoding beta-xylosidase/alpha-L-arabinofuranosidase 1 gives rise to the protein MSDIGYCDTSLPYEVRAKDLVDRMNLTEKVHWMGDNVSKPIPRFRLPKYQWWSEALHGVAHVGRGTFFTELVPGATSFPTVIHTTASFNKSLWNAIGKVVSTEARAMYNLGQGGLTYWSPNINPVRDPRWGRITETSGEDPFVVGVYGVNYVRGLQDIEGQEHTADPGSRPLKVSACCKHFAAYDLDNWKKVNRQTFDAQVTEQDMVETFLRPFEMCVRDGDVSSVMCSFNKVNKVPTCADPFLLKKTFREEWKLNGYIVADCDSIEVMHNDNKMNWLGDTPEDAVAQTLKAGLDLDCGDTYPKSLEKSVKQGKVNEADVDKSLKYLFVVLMRLGFFDGSPSFKSLGKKDICTQEHVELAGQAAREGIVLLNNVDATLPLNPEAFKTLAIIGPLANATKQMLGNYEGNPCRYVSPLSGFSAFGEVIYAEGCPGLNCPNDTKITEATEAAKQADATILVVGTDLSIEREDHDRNDLLLPGLQQDLVEQVANASKGPVILVVMTAGGVDISFAKDDNKIKGILWVGHPGQEGGRAIADVVFGKYNPGGRLPVTWYTADYVDKLPMTSMQLRPVEEKGYPGRTYKFFNGSTVYPFAYGLSYTSFNYKLTTPTNVSIPIKLNNTQHCHELELTDTSVQQPCPSVVVNDLTCEDKIALEVEVQNTGDKDGSEVVIVYSKPPDGIVGTPFQQVVEFERVFVAAKQSQKVNFELNVCKSLNIVDSSGYKVLPSGLHKIMLGTSSEQIDVNVSFAS